In one window of Primulina tabacum isolate GXHZ01 chromosome 8, ASM2559414v2, whole genome shotgun sequence DNA:
- the LOC142553950 gene encoding leucine-rich repeat receptor protein kinase HPCA1-like — MMWRIHLSLLVALVQVLTIGALTNPDDSAALNALRDQWTNVPPNWSGADPCGDGWDGISCTEDRVVSITLASINLSGELTSDIVGLSELQILDLSFNKEMTGPLPSSLENLKNLTSLILVSCGFSGPIPPSIGSLQKLVYLSLNSNNFIGDIPPSIGYLSRLLWLDIADNKITGTIPVSNGTTPGLDMLVRTKHFHFGNNQLSGEIPSKLFSSNFSLIHLLLENNQLTGSIPPTLGLTSSLEVVRLDRNGLSGSVPENMNNLTNVQSLFLSNNQLTGPLPDLSGMVVLHTVDLSNNSFDATDIPPWFSSLPSLTTLIMDDTRIQGQLPVSMFSISQLQTISLKNNRVNGTLNIGSNYSSQLQMIDLRNNFVDSFTQRPGYNIQIILLGNPVCDEGGTETYCTTTRQPSTSYSTPTENCVPSSCALAQISSPKCKCAYPYTGDLVFRAPLFSSFGNTSLYELLHQKLMLAFGTGGLPVDSVSLSNPTKNMDDYLILNLQVFPSDQEYFNRTGISRIGFVLSNQTFKPPHEFGPFYFNANSYEYFAGLTRGSHNSSSNKIIIAAAAGGSVLFLLLLLAGIYALFQKRRAEMAGKKSDPFASWNPNTDSGGVPQVKGAKCLSFEELKKGTNNFSETNDIGTGGYGKVYRGTLSHGQLVAIKRARQGSMQGGLEFKTEIELLSRVHHKNVVSLVGFCFEQGEQLLVYEYIANGTLKDGLSGKNGIRLDWMRRLRIALGASRGLQYLHDLADPPIIHRDIKSNNILLDERMNAKVADFGLSKPIGDPEKGHVSTQVKGTMGYLDPEYYMTQQLTKNSDVYSFGVLLLELLTARTPIDKGKYIVREVKLRMDKTKDMYNLQGLLDPIIAFSMPPRSLEKFVDLALRCVHESGESRPPMSEVVKEIEHIMEMSGLNPNVESTSSSTSYEGASKSQDNLYSNESIFSYSAGNLPSKLEPK; from the exons ATGATGTGGAGAATCCATCTGTCTTTGCTGGTTGCTTTAGTTCAGGTTTTAACAATAGGAGCATTGACAAATCCAGATGATT CTGCTGCTCTAAATGCTCTGAGAGATCAATGGACGAATGTACCGCCCAACTGGTCCGGGGCTGATCCTTGTGGAGATGGCTGGGATGGAATTAGCTGCACAGAGGATCGTGTTGTCTCCAT CACATTGGCAAGCATCAATTTGAGTGGTGAGCTAACATCAGACATTGTTGGACTATCCGAGTTGCAGATCCT GGATCTGTCATTCAACAAAGAAATGACTGGACCACTTCCTTCATCGTTAGAGAACTTGAAGAACTTAACGAGCTT AATACTAGTTAGCTGCGGATTTTCTGGTCCTATACCACCGTCGATCGGATCTCTTCAAAAGCTGGTTTACCT GTCTCTGAATTCGAACAACTTCATTGGTGACATACCACCTTCCATTGGATATTTATCACGTCTACTTTGGCTGGATATAGCTGATAACAAGATTACTGGAACCATCCCGGTCTCTAACGGAACCACACCTGGTCTTGATATGCTCGTGCGCACGAAACACTT TCATTTTGGGAATAATCAGCTATCTGGTGAAATACCATCCAagctatttagctcaaattttaGTCTTATACATTT GCTTCTTGAAAACAATCAACTAACTGGAAGCATCCCTCCCACTCTTGGGCTTACATCATCTCTGGAGGTGGT ACGGCTCGATAGGAATGGTCTAAGTGGTTCTGTTCCAGAAAACATGAACAACCTCACCAATGTTCAGTCGCT GTTTCTGTCAAACAATCAGTTGACTGGACCTTTACCTGATCTCAGTGGCATGGTAGTGCTCCACACCGT GGACTTGAGCAATAATTCTTTTGATGCAACGGACATTCCACCATGGTTTTCTTCTTTACCGTCCTTAACGACACT GATTATGGATGACACACGAATTCAAGGGCAACTTCCCGTTTCCATGTTTAGCATCTCTCAGTTGCAAACTAT CTCGTTGAAGAACAATCGTGTCAACGGTACCTTGAATATTGGCTCCAATTATAGCAGCCAACTACAGATGATTGATTTAAGAAACAACTTTGTTGATTCCTTTACTCAACGACCTGGTTACAATATTCAAATAAT ACTTTTGGGTAACCCAGTGTGTGATGAAGGCGGAACCGAGACTTACTGCACCACTACTAGACAGCCGAGCACTTCATACTCAACACCAACAGAAAATTGTGTACCGTCTAGCTGCGCGTTGGCTCAAATTTCAAGCCCAAAATGCAAATGTGCATATCCCTACACAGGGGACCTTGTTTTCAGAGCTCCTTTGTTCTCCAGCTTTGGAAACACATCTCTTTATGAACTTCTCCACCAGAAACTGATGCTTGCATTCGGGACTGGGGGTCTTCCGGTGGATTCAGTTTCTTTAAGTAATCCAACAAAAAATATGGATGACTACCTTATATTGAATCTTCAAGTTTTTCCATCGGACCAAGAATATTTCAATAGAACAGGGATTTCTAGAATTGGATTTGTACTAAGCAATCAAACTTTCAAGCCACCACATGAATTCGGACCATTTTATTTCAATGCCAACAGCTATGAATACTTTGCAG GCTTGACCAGGGGGTCGCATAATTCATCAagcaataaaattataattgcaGCAGCAGCCGGTGGATCAGTCCTCTTTTTGCTGTTACTCCTTGCAGGAATTTATGCTCTCTTTCAGAAGAGAAGGGCTGAAATGGCAGGCAAAAAGAGCGATCCTTTCG CATCCTGGAACCCAAATACAGATAGTGGTGGAGTCCCTCAGGTTAAAGGAGCAAAATGTTTGTCATTTGAAGAACTTAAAAAAGGCACAAATAACTTCTCAGAAACCAATGATATTGGAACTGGTGGATATGGAAAG GTTTATAGGGGAACTCTATCTCATGGACAATTGGTTGCTATTAAAAGGGCTCGGCAAGGATCAATGCAGGGTGGTTTGGAGTTCAAAACTGAGATCGAGCTTCTCTCGAGGGTACATCACAAGAATGTTGTCTCTCTCGTGGGTTTTTGTTTCGAGCAAGGTGAACAGTTGCTAGTGTATGAATATATTGCAAATGGCACGTTGAAGGACGGTCTCTCAG GGAAGAATGGGATCAGATTAGATTGGATGAGGAGACTTCGAATAGCTCTTGGAGCATCACGAGGGTTGCAATATCTGCACGACCTCGCGGATCCACCCATCATACACAGGGATATCAAATCAAACAATATATTACTAGACGAACGAATGAATGCTAAAGTAGCAGATTTTGGTCTCTCTAAGCCTATAGGTGATCCTGAAAAGGGTCATGTTTCCACTCAAGTTAAAGGCACAATG GGATACTTGGATCCTGAATACTATATGACACAACAATTGACCAAAAATAGCGACGTATATAGCTTTGGGGTATTGCTATTAGAACTTCTAACTGCAAGAACTCCTAttgacaaagggaaatacattgtTCGGGAAGTGAAGCTAAGGATGGACAAAACTAAGGATATGTACAACCTTCAGGGCCTTCTCGACCCAATTATTGCTTTCAGCATGCCACCAAGAAGTCTCGAAAAGTTTGTTGACCTGGCTTTGAGATGTGTTCACGAATCAGGCGAAAGCAGGCCCCCTATGAGTGAAGTGGTTAAAGAGATAGAACATATTATGGAAATGTCAGGTTTGAATCCTAATGTCGAATCCACATCATCATCAACGAGTTATGAAGGGGCGAGCAAAAGTCAAGATAATCTTTATAGCAATGAAAGTATTTTCTCTTACAGTGCTGGTAATCTCCCTTCGAAGTTGGAACCCAAGTAA